AACGAACCGACTCGAAAGCTGCTTTCACAGCATCGGTAATTGGCGTCTTCCCTTTCGGATCAATAGCATCGATTTTCTGCCCAAGAGCGGCTTTGTCGAGAGCTGCCAGGGGCACGATGGTTTCGATGTCCGCACAGTCGGCTTTTTTGCGATGTCCATAAGCGATGAGTCCGACTTTGGAATCGGCTGGAAGTTCACCCAACAGATCTTTCAGGACTTTGCGGGCAACTACAATTTTGAATTCGCCTTCAACCTTTTGCCACATGGAACCGGAAGCATCGAGGATGAGAATGAGGTTGGTTGAGCTGTTGCTTTGTGTCCGCGCAAGAGAAACTAAAAATGTCGACAAAAAGACAGTCAGGAAAAAATAATATCCAATTTTGTTCATAACATGCACTCCTAAAGCTATTGTTTAATACGAATGACCCGTTGAAAAAAAATATTTCCACCGAAATGCGCCGAACGCACCGAAATCCACCGAATTAGTAGTTGTGACTTTAGGACTGATGTGCATTTTGAGGTCATTATCTAACATCAGAAAAGTTCTAGTCCATATACTAATCCATGCAATTCTTTCAGGCGTCACTAACAAGTCAGGCAAATCATTAACTAATAAGCACACCCTTGCCTGAAATATACGAAGTAGTTTTAAATCATCATCTGAATTTTCTATTATGTCATCCCAATCGGATTTACTATTTTCGGAGATAGGGATTTTGAAAAAATAATCTTCGAAACTACTCATTGTTAGTCCTTAATACGATTATTTTTACTACTACATATCATACTTTCGGCGACCCTCGGTGACTTCGGCGTGATTCGGTGGGAAAATTAAACTTAACTGGTCATATTATTTAAGAGATGTATAAATATAACTAATTAAAATAAAAAGTAAACTCACTGGCACCACCCAGCGAATCCAGACGAAATAAATGTTGGCCAAATTTTCTTTTGCGTTACCAAAAATTTGATTCAGGGTTTTTATTTTTCCTAAGCCCCAAACTACCCCAAGCACTGCCAAAGCGCTGCCAAAGACCTGCATTCCGGAACCAAAAACCAGATCCAGAATCCCGATAAGCTTTGGATAAAGTGAGCTGGGCAGCATGAGAATGAGTTCCAGACCTCCGAGTGCTAAAATGATTTTTGTACGGCTGGTTTTAAGAATATCGGTTAAGCCGCCAACCGCAACTTCCAAAGCCGCAACGGCGGATAAAAAAGCCACCATGCACAGGGACAACAAAAATGCGCTTCCCAGGAGTCGACCGGCAGGCATGACGTTGAACAATTCAGGCAGCGTCGAAAAGATCAAAGTCGGGCCCTGGCTCATATCCAGGCCAAAAACCAGAACGGTCGGGACGATAAACAAGGAAGCAAGAACGGCTGCGCCCACATCTCCAAAAGCCGTTGCAATGGCAGCCCGGGGAAGATTTTGCTCACGCTGCATGTAACTGCCGTAGATTACTAAAAATGTCCCGCCCAATCCTAACGAAAAAAAGGTCTGCCCAAGGGCCGCGAAAACCTGCTCTGCTTTTATCACGGAAAAGTCCGGATTAAGAAAAGCCGCAAATTTTTCAGGAGCGCCTTCCAATAAAAAAGCATTGATAACCAGATAAATTATCACGACGCCGAAGAACGGTACGAAGATTTTACTGACTGATTCGATGCCTTTGTTGAGTCCGCGGTAGATGACAACCAGACACGCAACCAGCGTTGCCACTGCTATGACATATTGCAGAACTCCATTGCCCAGTTGAGTTTGGAATAGACCCATACTGGTTTCAGTGAATCCGTGCGCAATCGAAAAGTAGGTTGTGAAAATCACGTTTGCAATGACAACCAAATAGTAGGAGTCCGCAACCAGGACGGTGAGAATAAGGAGGTAACCAATGGGTTTTCCCA
This genomic interval from candidate division KSB1 bacterium contains the following:
- a CDS encoding sodium-dependent transporter translates to MPNRQLFSSNLTTVITMIGVSVGLGNVWRFPYMMGKYGGSAFLIMYLIFTVLFAIPALMAEWALGRETRKGPIGAFSAAFGSGLGKPIGYLLILTVLVADSYYLVVIANVIFTTYFSIAHGFTETSMGLFQTQLGNGVLQYVIAVATLVACLVVIYRGLNKGIESVSKIFVPFFGVVIIYLVINAFLLEGAPEKFAAFLNPDFSVIKAEQVFAALGQTFFSLGLGGTFLVIYGSYMQREQNLPRAAIATAFGDVGAAVLASLFIVPTVLVFGLDMSQGPTLIFSTLPELFNVMPAGRLLGSAFLLSLCMVAFLSAVAALEVAVGGLTDILKTSRTKIILALGGLELILMLPSSLYPKLIGILDLVFGSGMQVFGSALAVLGVVWGLGKIKTLNQIFGNAKENLANIYFVWIRWVVPVSLLFILISYIYTSLK